Proteins co-encoded in one Fusarium musae strain F31 chromosome 3, whole genome shotgun sequence genomic window:
- a CDS encoding hypothetical protein (EggNog:ENOG41): MDFDDDAPPELVDIAANDVDEEITVKVPITIVTGYLGAGKTTLLNYILTAQHGKKIAVIMNEFGDSLDIEKSLTVNKGGEQVEEWLEVGNGCICCSVKDTGVNAIESLMSKKGAFDYILLETTGLADPGNLAPLFWVDDGLGSTIYLDGIVTLVDAKNILLSLDDPNGVVEGHDDHGHGPVMTTAHVQISHADVIVINKADMVTETELDQVKERIQSINGLAKIHVTERSVVPQLEGFLLDLHAYDQFNESDANAKGHSHLDPTISTVTIPVGRLEPGQLDTVDRWLRSVLWDSKLPEDEKEGDFEIHRSKGRLVFANGEVKMLQGVREVFEINDGPLGDETPKEGKIILIGRNVAGVGFEDSLKKALS; encoded by the exons ATGGATTTTGATGACGATGCCCCGCCAGAGCTGGTTGATATAGCCGCCAACGATGTGGATGAGGAGATCACAGTCAAGGTTCCTATCACAATTGTGACAG GATATCTTGGTGCTGGTAAAACCACCTTGCTAAATTACATCCTTACAGCTCAACATGGCAAGAAGATCGCTGTCATCATGAATG AATTTGGAGACT CGCTCGACATTGAAAAGTCCCTTACTGTGAACAAGGGTGGTGAGCAGGTTGAAGAATGGTTAGAAGTTGGCAATGGATGTATCTGCTGTTCCGTAAA GGATACAGGAGTCAATGCGATAGAGTCTCTCATGTCAAAGAAGGGTGCATTTGACTACATCCTCCTCGAAACAACTGGCTTAGCCGACCCTGGAAACTTAGCTCCCCTCTTCTGGGTAGACGACGGACTCGGAAGCACCATTTACCTGGATGGAATAGTCACGCTCGTAGATGCGAAGAATATCCTGCTCAGTCTTGACGACCCCAATGGTGTTGTCGAAGGACACGACGACCACGGTCATGGCCCTGTCATGACTACAGCACACGTTCAGATATCCCATGCCGATGTGATCGTAATCAACAAGGCCGATATGGTTACTGAGACGGAACTCGACCAGGTCAAAGAGAGAATCCAGTCGATCAATGGACTTGCCAAAATCCATGTAACGGAGAGGAGTGTGGTCCCTCAACTGGAAGGATTCCTGCTTGATTTGCACGCATATGACCAGTTCAATGAGTCAGACGCGAATGCCAAGGGACACAGTCATCTCGACCCT ACCATATCGACCGTCACCATACCCGTTGGCCGCCTTGAGCCAGGACAACTGGACACAGTTGATCGTTGGCTACGATCGGTGCTGTGGGACAGCAAATTACCTGAAGATGAAAAGGAGGGTGATTTCGAGATTCATCGCTCCAAGGGACGGCTTGTGTTTGCCAATGGAGAGGTCAAGATGTTGCAGGGGGTGAGGGAGGTCTTTGAGATCAATGACGGGCCGTTGGGAGATGAGACGCCCAAGGAGGGGAAGATTATTCTGATTGGAAGGAACGTAGCAGGTGTTGGATTTGAAGACAGTTTAAAAAAGGCCCTGAGCTAG
- a CDS encoding hypothetical protein (EggNog:ENOG41) has protein sequence MSLAPSSPRLPSPPPAAEIQMAPMSPSGGPAASLHTTPQEQSQLEASSRRRIHPGTKAADMAAGPPLIPLQELDSAFQLQEHLAALHCYHTSSNTQPITRGTALQLATPPSGVDRTIWLYELCRFLISQCNSLIVGFLFDTPPCSASTCPEMRASEWQFLCAVHEQPKSCCAIDYCCHTLDWAANVVTDQKIFPSRFVVHNDNHSKNVGVKNLVNVFRRLHRIFAHAWFQHRGVFWSVEAETGLYVLFKTVCDLYDLLPAENYKLPPEAEGLEAPHTEQEPEKPPPTILKPSSHQRGPPAEEDNMHPTRTNTRRHIRSSPSTGSAVTTVIEAEEEESTGVSRKLKDMHLTAPSPVEEEPEVADVPVIVEQSVMGESGAQSRSSQAEKAKDDDDDDDDEDEEIDDDADQTVVGSVSEQDSANDVDTQTDEHKPAADSVEPAQSTDTGAAEDEPTKENASVDASPDADAPESSEAKDNSSEDAAKTTDTKSEDET, from the exons ATGTCTTTAGCACCGAGCTCCCCTAGGCTTCCAAGCCCTCCGCCAGCTGCAGAGATTCAAATGGCACCCATGTCTCCTTCGGGCGGTCCTGCAGCCAGTCTTCATACGACACCCCAGGAGCAATCGCAGCTTGAAGCTAGCTCTAGACGGCGGATACACCCAGGAACAAAAGCAGCAGATATGGCTGCTGGTCCTCCTCTGATACCGCTACAAGAG CTCGACTCTGCATTTCAACTCCAAGAACACCTAGCCGCCCTCCACTGCTACCACACGTCCTCCAACACCCAGCCGATCACCCGCGGCACCGCGCTACAGCTCGCGACACCTCCCAGTGGCGTCGACCGGACCATCTGGCTCTATGAGCTCTGCCGCTTCCTCATCTCGCAATGCAACTCCTTGATCGTTGGCTTCCTCTTCGACACCCCCCCATGCAGTGCGAGCACGTGCCCTGAAATGCGCGCTTCCGAATGGCAGTTCCTCTGCGCTGTGCACGAGCAGCCCAAGAGCTGCTGCGCCATCGACTACTGCTGTCACACCCTGGACTGGGCTGCCAACGTTGTGACCGACCAGAAGATCTTCCCCAGCCGCTTTGTCGTCCACAATGACAACCACAGTAAGAATGTGGGTGTCAAGAATCTCGTCAATGTGTTCCGCAGGTTGCATCGCATATTTGCCCATGCCTGGTTTCAGCATCGTGGTGTGTTTTGGTCTGTAGAGGCCGAGACAGGACTGTACGTCCTGTTTAAGACTGTATGCGACTTGTATGATCTGCTGCCTGCTGAGAACTACAAGTTGCCTCCCGAGGCGGAGGGACTCGAGGCACCCCATACTGAACAGGAGCCCGAGAAACCTCCTCCCACCATTCTCaagccttcatctcatcaacgagGCCCTCCTGCCGAAGAAGACAACATGCAtccaacaagaacaaataCTCGACGACACATTCGAAGTAGTCCTTCGACGGGAAGTGCTGTAACAACTGTCATcgaagccgaggaggaggaatcCACTGGAGTTTCCAGGAAACTAAAGGATATGCACCTGACCGCTCCCTCACCcgtggaggaggagccaGAAGTGGCCGATGTCCCTGTTATTGTTGAGCAATCAGTCATGGGAGAATCCGGGGCACAGTCCCGCAGTTCCCAAGCTGAGAAAGCAaaagatgacgacgatgatgatgacgatgaagacgaagaaattgacgatgatgccgaCCAGACAGTTGTCGGGTCTGTTTCGGAACAAGACTCTGCAAACGATGTCGATACTCAAACGGATGAACATAAGCCAGCCGCGGACTCTGTTGAGCCAGCGCAATCTACAGATACGGGCGCTGCAGAGGACGAGCCAACAAAGGAAAACGCCTCTGTAGACGCATCACCAGATGCGGATGCCCCTGAATCCTCAGAGGCCAAGGACAACTCCTCAGAGGATGCGGCAAAGACCACAGATACCAAGTCAGAGGACGAAACCTAA
- a CDS encoding hypothetical protein (EggNog:ENOG41), translated as MGDYYHHFLSSMSGAGMNPATSPEEMLDPRMHGAPIPMVSAPLPGPYQQLGYFTGFPDPMMFNQNKSQKARRKSAAGTPAAVDHVKHRRTRSGCFMCRSRRVKCDETRPICERCKKGNRECVYPDPPSSKGSSASSGKSKDTAPSAQQTSPTSSKSEDDEDTEQESKLEMIVDEDEDTEDQTKSSVPSRQSKSVSPSTATATPSSLAAVYSSSEFPIQTGEADWSHLPPEYQQGLSFFVENLNHFNYCIPLDSDGFFTKILPNMATRHEPLLNALVGFSAYHITLRNPQGKLQDFLQYYNKSVTQLLGLFQRREKPNVATLLTILQLATIETVMQTPVGRMCLSWYARFDSFVALMGGFPTDLPREWFRAMLDFYQSGITSNPDELRWKIDAWSARLRLISYDMSILFARGSRGQISPEDFMKEHELLNQQLIEWKEKRDPALQDPKYLIKDFPPAETLDPDDFVNPYTVGILYDFPLFDVTVLCAEWNSIMIMHKCQSSGMRPDQLFADLNRHAYRTCQYFETLEFWPSTPRGVLVLIQACIAIAALFCPQDARHHMWFRRKFALLETMGYIHPLPLRTKMAELFREPDCINWWLPNEEGFSPVLQEIRNFADERNAAAVTAQQESVREVRHIFAKMSLMDDANAPSSSSPDSASGPSIDSPSVKR; from the exons ATGGGAGACTACTACCATCACTTCCTGTCTTCAATGTCCGGGGCAGGGATGAATCCCGCGACGTCACCAGAGGAGATGCTCGACCCTCGAATGCATGGAGCACCGATACCAATGGTATCTGCGCCGTTACCCGGTCCGTATCAGCAACTTGGATATTTTACTGGGTTTCCAGATCCCATGATGTTCAACCAGAACAAGTCGCAGAAAGCTCGTAGAAAGTCTGCCGCCGGTACCCCTGCAGCAGTTGACCATGTCAAGCATCGAAGAACACGATCAGGCTGCTTCATGTGCCGCAGTAGGAGAGTTAAG TGCGACGAAACCAGACCAATATGTGAAC GTTGCAAGAAGGGAAACAGAGAATGTGTCTACCCAGACCCCCCATCGTCGAAAGGttcctcagcttcaagcGGTAAATCCAAAGATACCGCACCTTCTGCTCAACAAACGAGTCCAACTTCGTCAAAATCAGAGGACGACGAGGACACAGAGCAAGAGAGTAAACTAGAAATGATCgtggacgaagatgaagatactGAAGACCAAACAAAGTCTTCGGTACCCTCCAGGCAGTCAAAAAGCGTTTCACCATCGACcgcaacagcaacaccaaGTAGCCTTGCAGCTGTCTATTCTTCCTCCGAGTTTCCTATACAGACGGGTGAAGCCGACTGGTCACATCTACCACCAGAGTACCAGCAAGGCCTCTCCTTTTTTGTGGAAAACCTCAACCATTTCAATTATTGTATACCCCTGGACTCGGATGGCTTTTTTACAAAGATTCTTCCCAACATGGCCACTCGCCACGAGCCCTTACTCAACGCGCTCGTAGGCTTCTCTGCATACCATATTACTCTTCGAAACCCACAGGGAAAGCTCCAGGACTTCTTACAATATTACAATAAGAGTGTAACGCAACTCTTGGGCTTGTTTCAGAGACGAGAAAAGCCCAACGTTGCCACTCTTCTCACTATTCTGCAGCTTGCCACCATCGAG ACAGTGATGCAGACGCCCGTTGGTCGCATGTGCCTCAGCTGGTACGCCCGATTCGATAGCTTCGTTGCCCTCATGGGAGGATTCCCTACCGATCTGCCGCGCGAATGGTTCCGAGCGATGCTGGACTTTTATCAATCCGGGATTACGTCGAACCCAGATGAGTTACGTTGGAAGATCGATGCGTGGTCCGCACGACTTCGCCTGATCTCTTACGACATGTCGATTTTGTTCGCCCGAGGCAGTAGAGGCCAGATATCCCCCGAGGACTTTATGAAAGAGCATGAACTCTTGAATCAACAGCTCATAGAGTGGAAGGAGAAACGCGACCCCGCCTTGCAGGATCCCAAATATCTTATCAAAGATTTTCCTCCAGCAGAAACTCTCGATCCGGACGACTTTGTCAATCCCTATACGGTTGGAATACTTTACGATTTCCCCCTGTTCGACGTCACAGTTCTATGCGCAGAATGGAACAGCATCATGATAATGCACAAATGCCAATCGTCAGGAATGAGGCCGGACCAACTGTTCGCGGATCTAAACCGCCATGCATATAGGACATGCCAATATTTCGAAACATTGGAGTTCTGGCCTTCAACTCCCAGAGGCGTTTTGGTTCTGATACAAGCATGTATTGCTATTGCAGCTCTTTTCTGTCCTCAGGATGCGAGGCATCACATGTGGTTCCGTCGGAAGTTTGCTTTACTAGAGACTATGGG GTATattcatcctcttccgctACGTACCAAAATGGCAGAGTTATTCCGAGAACCCGATTGCATAAACTGGTGGCTGCCAAATGAAGAAGGATTCAGCCCAGTATTACAGGAAATCCGTAATTTTGCGGATGAACGGAACGCTGCAGCTGTCACAGCCCAACAAGAGAGTGTTCGTGAGGTTCGACATATTTTTGCCAAGATGTCATTGATGGACGATGCAAATGCCCCGTCAAGCTCTAGTCCAGACTCTGCTTCAGGGCCCAGTATTGATTCACCCAGTGTGAAGCGATGA